A single window of Nasonia vitripennis strain AsymCx chromosome 4, Nvit_psr_1.1, whole genome shotgun sequence DNA harbors:
- the LOC100117843 gene encoding dolichyl-diphosphooligosaccharide--protein glycosyltransferase subunit STT3A encodes MGVLLRAKGLRMSAQKQETLLKLTVLSFAAILSFATRLFSVLRFESVIHEFDPYFNYRTTKFLAEEGFYNFLNWFDDRVWYPLGRIIGGTIYPGLMVTSAAFYHLAQLLNISIDIRNVCVFLAPLFSSFTTIITYLLTKELKDSASGLFAASMIAIVPGYISRSVAGSYDNEGIAIFCMLFTYYMWIKAVKTGTIFWSTCTVLSYFYMVSSWGGYVFLINLIPLHVLTLMVTGRFSHRIYVAYSILYCLGTIFSMQIPFVGFQPVQSSEHMLAIVVFGLCQIHALVDYLRSKLSQQDFEVLFQGLIISTLIVSFVTGTILTLTGKISPWTGRFYSLLDPSYAKNHIPIIASVSEHQPTSWSSFYFDLQILVFLFPAGLYFCFSKLTDSNIFLILYGATSLYFAGVMVRLMLVLAPVMCILGGIGASSLLLKYMKEIDSGKVTDKKSKKFESNYVLRSEIATLFIAVMGVLFISYTFHCTWVTVEAYSSPSIVLSARSPDGGRMIFDDFREAYYWLRMNTPEDAKVMSWWDYGYQITAMANRTILVDNNTWNNTHISRVGQAMASTEEKSYEIMRELDVNYVLVIFGGLTGYSSDDLNKFLWMVRIAGSTEKGKSISEWDYYNPAGEFRVDKEGTPTLLNCLMYKMCYYRFGQVYTEGGKPSGYDRVRNMEIGNKDFELTTLEEAYTTEHWLVRIYKVKDLRNRGN; translated from the exons ATGGGGGTCCTTCTGAGAGCCAAAGGACTTCGTATGTCTGCACAAAAGCAGGAGACACTTCTGAAATTGACTGTCTTATCTTTCGCAGCAATTTTGT CTTTTGCTACGCGTTTATTTTCTGTGTTGAGATTTGAGAGCGTCATCCATGAATTTGATCCTTACTTCAACTACAGGACCACAAAATTTTTGGCAGAGGAAggcttttataattttttgaattgGTTTGATGACAGAGTATGGTATCCATTAGGCAGAATCATTGGAG GAACAATCTACCCTGGGTTGATGGTTACCTCAGCTGCATTCTATCATTTAGCACAACTGTTGAACATCAGTATAGACATTAGGAATGTCTGTGTCTTCCTTGCACCCCTGTTTTCTAGCTTTACAACTATTATAACATATTTGCTTACAAAGGAATTGAAA GATTCAGCATCTGGACTGTTTGCGGCATCAATGATTGCCATTGTGCCTGGATACATCTCTAGATCTGTTGCAGGATCATACGATAATGAAGGCATAGCCATTTTCTGCATGCTCTTTACTTACTACATGTGGATTAAAGCTGTTAAAACTGGAACTATTTTCTGGTCAACGTGTACAGTCCTTTCCTACTTTTACATGGTCTCTTCATGGGGAGGCTACGTTTTCCTAATCAACCTCATACCTCTGCATGTTTTGACATTGATGGTCACCGGCAGATTTTCTCATAGGATCTACGTTGCCTACAGCATCTTGTATTGTTTAGGAACGATATTCTCAATGCAGATACCATTTGTAGGATTCCAGCCTGTCCAAAGTTCTGAACACATGCTT GCAATAGTAGTTTTTGGACTGTGTCAAATTCACGCTTTAGTCGACTACCTCCGCAGTAAATTGTCGCAACAAGACTTTGAAGTGCTCTTCCAAGGACTGATCATTTCAACACTCATCGTATCATTCGTAACAGGAACTATTTTAACGTTGACTGGAAAGATTTCGCCATGGACAGGAAGATTCTACTCTCTGTTGGATCCGTCATATGCAAAAAATCATATCCCGATCATCGCGTCCGTTTCAGAGCATCAACCGACTTCTTGGAGCTCTTTCTACTTTGATCTGCAAATTTTAGTTTTCCTGTTCCCAGCAGGTCTATACTTCTGCTTCTCGAAACTCACAGACTCAAACATCTTTTTGATCTTGTATGGTGCTACTAGTCTTTACTTTGCT GGAGTCATGGTGCGACTAATGTTGGTGCTAGCGCCTGTGATGTGCATCTTAGGTGGAATTGGTGCTTCTTCTTTGCTCTTGAAATACATGAAAGAAATTGATAGTGGAAAGGTTACTGACAAAAAGTCAAAAAAGTTCGAGAGCAACTACGTTTTGAGAAGCGAG ATCGCAACATTGTTCATCGCTGTGATGGGCGTATTATTCATTTCGTACACTTTCCATTGTACGTGGGTTACGGTAGAAGCTTACAGCTCACCAAGCATTGTCTTATCTGCCCGTTCTCCGGATGGCGGTAGAATGATATTCGACGATTTCAGGGAGGCTTACTATTGGTTACGAATGAATACACCAGAG GATGCTAAAGTTATGTCTTGGTGGGATTACGGTTATCAAATAACGGCAATGGCCAATCGGACAATTTTAGTCGACAATAATACGTGGAACAACACGCACATATCGAGAGTCGGTCAAGCTATGGCAAGCACGGAAGAGAAATCTTATGAGATCATGAGGGAGCTTGACGTTAACTACGTTCTCGTTATCTTTGGAGGATTAACTGGTTACTCATCGGACG ATCTTAATAAGTTCCTGTGGATGGTGAGAATCGCCGGAAGTACGGAAAAGGGAAAGTCGATATCTGAATGGGATTATTACAATCCCGCTGGAGAATTCCGAGTCGACAAAGAGGGAACTCCCACGTTACTTAATTGTCTGATGTACAAAATGTGCTACTATAGATTCGGCCAAGTTTACACTGAAGGAG GCAAGCCGTCCGGTTACGATCGAGTGAGAAACATGGAAATCGGCAACAAGGACTTTGAACTTACAACTCTCGAGGAGGCCTACACGACTGAGCACTGGCTTGTTCGCATCTACAAAGTGAAAGACTTGAGAAACCGAGGAAACTGA